The Serinus canaria isolate serCan28SL12 chromosome 8, serCan2020, whole genome shotgun sequence DNA window TCATAGACTTCATCCCAGAGATCACTCTGCCTCACAGGATCACTTGGCTTTGAAGAGACACTGGAGTGGGCAGAAAGGCTCCATTACCACAAGCCAAGGCCGGGCCAGACTTCCAGCAGGCAATCTGGAAAGGGTAATTCCAGGCTCCAATGCCAACACACACCCCAAGCGGTTCTCTCCGAGTGTACCCAAAGGATCCCCCAGGAAGCTGGATGTGTTCACCTGGAAAGAAACAGCCAGGAggtaaaaaagagcaaagtcCCTTCTTGTTTGATCAGAGCTCCCAGGGGTCAGGTCTGACTttgcctgggagcagagacacAGTTTTACCCCAGCtcacagaaagtgtgtgagtgCCCACAGAGCATGGCAGCATTGGGCAGAGACCTCTCAGAACCCTTCCAAGGTCTTCAGGAATGGTTCATCTCTCAGAGAAATCAGCAGCAAGGATGGCTTTGTGCCATTGGAGTCACCAGGGAAGGTGGGACAGAGAGCAAAGAGCAAACTCCAGTAACTCCTCACCCGCCAGAGATCCTGCCAGCCCTGCGTAATactccaggcactgccaggatATGTCGATGTCCACTCTGGCCTCAAAGATGGATTTCCCATTGTTGATGGTCTCCATGGTGGCAatttcctccctctgctcctgtaaGTGGCACAGGACAGAGACAACACATTAAAGAAGCCTGGACCAGAACCCCAGAAGGAGACAGCTGCTCCACAAGCACACAAATCCCAAACAAGATCCTGCCATGAGAAACGGTCATCCCCGAAAGAGACATTCCCCACTGCTGTTTATCCATGTCCCCATGGTGACAGAGTGCAGGGCAATGTCAAAGGGAAAGCTGCTGGGGTTCACTGCTGGTCCAGTCTTGTTTAACATCCCTGTTTATCTAAAAGATGAACAAACACAAACTTAGAAGCCGGCTGGAAAACAACGATCAGAATTCGCAGAACTGAACTGGGAAGAGCAAACAGCAAGATCAGGATGGAACCAGAGGCCAGTGAAGAGGGACAAAGCAATGCAGCTGGGAAGCATCCTTTAACAATCCACCTCCCAGGCAGAAATATCACCCTGCTCTGCAagtctgggaaaagaaaaagtttggCATAAAGGAAAGTTTTCTCATGACTCATACACACTGGGGAAAGTCTGGGTTCTTATAGATGTGTAAGAACTTGATGGAGATTAACTTGATGGAAATTAACTCTGATGCCCAAGGACCTGTTATTAGAAAGGAGTCTCTGTTAAACCTCACTTATATGCATCCTCCCCATGTGTATTATCTGACAGATAAAAACCAGTACTCCTACTTTCTCTTATTGCCAGGACACATTCCAGTCATGTAACAACAGCCTCTGACAAGCCAAAAGTTCAGCCATGCCAGTTATGCAATTTTAGCTTTGAAACTGTGTGCAGTGAAATTTAATCTCTGGAGCTGTTAAAAGAATCACAAACCCTGCAAGATGCCAAATGGGTCACTTCAGTTTTATGTCTTCTAACAAAATTCAGCTGAGAAAGCACACACTGGCCTTGAATCCAGTGATAAGGCTGAAGCTGCAGGCACGGATGCTGACTCCAGTGATAAGAGCAAAGCCCTGCTTAAGGCAGCCGCCTTTCTCTTCTGGCCAAAGGTGGGTTTTAACTCCTGAGCaactcctggagctctgcaagTCCTGCTGAAGCCTCCAAGAGCCACAATAACCCACAAGGTAGCTCAGAGACAGAACCACCCCTCTCCCCCCCAACCTACCCGAATAATTCTGGCAGCCTCCAGCATCACTCGGCACCGCTCCATGCCTGACATCTGACTCCATATTTTAAAGGCAGCTTTTGCACTCTGCACAGCCAGATCAACTTCCttctccccagagcagggcagcttgCACAGCACACGACCTAGGCACGTTTTGAACAAGGAATAAATGAGATGGAAATCTCAGAAAAGGGGCCCAGAACGTGGTTTACTTACACCAGACCCCACATACTTCAGTCAAGCCACTTACAGCAGGCACAGAATTTCCCACTGGAACCCACTGATTTGTAATCAGCCAGAGAAGAGGTGCTGCGATTCAGCTGGTTCCAATTAAACGAGCTGACATTGCCCACAGTCGTGTTCTGGTTACTAATTACCTCCAGTCGCCACAAAATTCCTGGGTTTTCCAGCTGACTTTGTTATACTTCTACTACCCTGTTCAGGACTCTCGTTACACATTCCCCAGGAGGGTTAAACACTTAGAAACGATTCTGCTGAACGCCACACAACGATAACTACAACTACATAATTATAGAGATATTTAAATCGGGGGGAGGTTGCCAAAATCAGGCAGTGACAGAGCGAGAGCTGATTTCTGCACGAAGAACGATGATGGCCAAACActggaggcagagctcagccagtCCGGCAGGGCGGCTGAGGGGCGAGCTGGGGAAAGCCGAGGGCACCGGGCcctgcaggcacacagctctcccagcccccgGAGCTTCCCCGGTACCTGTGGCCGGCTCGAacacctcctccagctgcccGCCATCGGCCGGCTGGACGCGGGCGCCGGCGCGGTAGTTGAGGGGCTGCTGCACGGTGAGGGTGCCGGTGGCGGAGCTCATGGTGGCGAGGCCGGGAGCGAGCGAGCGCAGCCGGAGGAGGAGGCTCGGCAGCCGGGTCTGTGCCAACATCGGCGGATCCCGTGAGGCGCCGCGGCCGGAGGCGCCGCCTCTCCCTCCGACGCATTTTCACCGTCAgggcccgccccgcccggggcGTGCCGCCCGCCGGGCCCGCTCCCCAGCACACAATTAAGAGACGTTGTTAACATAAATTAACATGCCCATGCCGTTTATTACTCAGAAACAAAGGTCGCGCTATCTTCCGAGAGAAGTTTCTTGGTTGGATGAACGAACAACTGCTGGTGGAACACTCGGAATGGATGATGGTGTCAGTGCTGCATAGCCGGGGTTCGGACAGGTGATGCCTGGTGCAGAATCCCTGTTGTTACCTCTCCAAGGCAGTCCTGTTGCACTGGCCAGGCTTCCCGTGAGGGCTGTGCTTCAGGAGAACTTCCCTGCCTGAGGTGGGGGGCCAAGGAAGCCTCCTGCCTGCTTGGTGGCAGCCCGGGAAGGAGCAAGGCCGAGCATCTTCTGGATGTTCTGCAACAACAGCAACACAGAGCACGGCAGGTCAGAGTGTGGCAggtgtgaaaaacgccaattGCTTGGTTTTCAAATTCTgaaagtttaatagtaataaaatggttatgaAAATAGCAATAgaattagagtaataaaaattttggaCAATTTGAGACAtgagacaacagaaacaaagagttacggactTTTTCAGGGCAGCATaaggacccacgttaacagaggattaacccttaaagcaacagcctgttgcatattcatacacctcatcccTGGTGCATAAAtcccattcaaacacaggattctctctgggcagtgtcagcttcttcctctgaatcctaatGGTGTGGTCATgcctgagtgaggcaggaagaagttaatttcttctgataatgggcaataaattctctttttctgaaagattcaggtgtcctgtggctgctatctcgctgcaagtcctttctttaggaaaaaaaaaagtatcctacatagcatagtttctattttaaccttatgttataacctaaaactatatttaacacactactttGGAAAATGAATACAGCATAACTtcctaacacaacacatataatattcattttaatatctgcgaaaagccaatcataaaatacacatttttcacagcaagGGAAACCAAGAGCAAGAAATCCTGACTCTGCTCACAGAAAAGCTGGGCTTGGAAGGAAGCTCTGGACATCATCCAGTCCAATCCCcccagccaaggcagggtcacctggagcaggtgacagaGGAACAcgtccaggtgggtttggaatgtctctggagaaggagactccacaccctccctgggcagcctttcccagtgctctgtcaccctcattgtaaagaatttctccctcACACtgaggtggaacttcttgtTGTTTAGTTCACGGCcactgctcctcatcctgttTTGACACCATCCTCTTGAAAACCCACCTTTGAGATATTCACGTGGTAAGAttccctctcagtcttctctgtggactaaacaggcccagctcctgcagtcctTTCCTCTTTAGAGATTCTCCAGACCCCAAATTATCTTTGtggctctccagcagcacaagtAAAACCTCCCCACTTGTTTCAACAGATTCAGGTTCTCACCCACATAGTCATAATCCATCTGGCTATCCTAATACTGAACCTCTCTTCCTATGTGCTCAAACAGCTCAGCATGGAGCCAGACAAGAATGGCTGGGCCATTCTTCCCCAGCTCAACACCAAATCCATATTTTGGATGAGGattctttcccattttcagCTACACACCCCACAGTCAGCTGTCTTTACACACCCTATTTCCATAAAACACCACTGCAATTTAACTGCAGTgcaggctcccagcactgctcatgGGCAGACCCTGCAGCCCTCGGTTTTCCCAAATTCCAGAAAGCACTGCTGGTGGTGGCCATGGGAGCAGGAGTCTCCTAATGCAGCTGGAATTTGGGACAGCAGCATGGCAACCAGAGCGTGTGCCAAGTGCAAGTCAGGAGCTTAGGCCCAGATTTAACATGAATGCCTGTTAATTGTTCTGCAACACAGAACAATGGGGCACTGGAGACATGCAGGATAACAGGACATATGgagcaaaccccaaaacctgagTTTTGGGATGACCTCATCTGCATCTGAGCGGGGTGTTTCAGTGGAAAACAACAAACAGGGGAAAAGCTAATTAGCAGAGCCAAACATAAgccaaaaaaaatcacagcaaaatatttaaatgtgaatgcttctcttgatttttgtgaaatttcttttaaatttcacagCAGTGCAACTACAAAGAGCCCTCAGTTCTTTCAGTTTCATTCTTCACTGTAAGTCCAGCTCAagatgctgctcctgcagtgagacacaggggaaagaagaaaagaacgGTGTCCTCCTCGTGTCACCACCTGAGTGCTGGCTGTCGAGACAACAAAAGGAGGAAGGATTCTCTTCAAATCTGAGTGTCCTCTCCAAAATAACTGTCAGGATAAGTCAGATAGcaagggcacagagctcagagctcttgaatttttttttatcatggCAGGAGAATAaactaaataagaaaaaaaaagagggaaagagaaggggggggaggggggaaaaaggggggggaTAAAAAAAGcgggggggaaagggaagaatggggaaaacagaggaaaaaggagacaGTTGTGAAATTCCACAGTAGctaaaataagataaaattaGGATTCATTTCAGCTGGAGATTTTGAAAAGGAAGGCTTCAACCCACACACAAGGAACACAAGAAGAGGAATTACATCACATGGCATACATAAACCAGCCACTGGTTGATGTTCAGCAAGCGAATAGGTATGAGAGCATTAACTCCTTGCTCTGGTTCCTCTCAGTGTTTCCTGGATcaaggcagggacagaaagGAGCAGCCAAGGGGCAGAGCAAGCACACCAGagggtgctgcagagccagcaggaccCGTGTCCTGTCAGCTTCCAGCGGCTCAGCCGCGGAGCAGAGATCtagcagggatccagggcaccAAGGAAGCGTGCACTGCCTCCTCCCCGTTCCTTCTAGCAGGGAGAAAGAGGTGCTAAAGTTTATTCCAACTGCTTCAAGAGGAAGGGAGATgacagtctgtctgtctgtattCTAGACTACAGACACTGTCCAGCATTACCCTTCCATGCAGTCTCCCCCTGCtctggaaggcagaaagcaTCACACATCAGCTCCAAAGCATGTTTTGCTGGACAGCAATCCTGAAACCTACACCTGGAAACACCAAAGATGGGGCAAGGTCCAGCAGAAACCTTGTCCCATCTGCTGTGGGCCACATTGGACAAGGAAATGTGCAGTGTCTGCTTCCAACACAAGCTGATCATCAtcctcaggagcagggagggaagagtAATATTTTAGGGATCCAAATCCCTCATCTGAGCTCTTCTGATCTTCCCTCAAATGACTGCAGgaagcacaggagctgctcctgctgtggtcTTCAAACCCAGAAGGGACCTCAGACAAGACAGCAAGTGGCTCCCTGCCCTAAGACCAGGCTCTGTGGGAAGGTAAagtcctggcagcagggatAATTGCTGGCTCCCCTTCCCACATTTGGTgatttttggtgattttttttgcttctcaccAAAATGTATTCCCAAAGCAGCACTCTTTGGGCAGGTACTTTGCAGATGCTGCTATTCCTGGGGAcctgatcctgctcctgctttggtCTTCAAACCCAGAAGGGACCTCAGACAAGGCAGCAAGTGGCTCCCTGCCTAAGACCAGGCTCTGTGGGAAAATAcactcctggcagcagggataATTGCTGGCTCCCCTTCCCACTGGGAATACATTTTGGTGAGAAGCAGCCTGATCTACAGTTCAGATGTGTGTGAAAAGGAAGTGAGGAGCAGCAAAcagcccaggaacagcagcacatccctcttCCCAACCAGCACAGGTGAAGGCTGGGAGCTCAGAACCAGGAGCAATGACAGAGGATGTAACCCTgacactgcagctcccacccagcccagcaacAGACTTTCCCAGCTGAAATCCCAACAGCTCAAGGACCCTTGGAAggcctctcccagcagccctcCCCTCTCCaaacaggaaggcaggaggaactGGGGGACAGGATTTACgtgccagggagagctgggaacagcGCAAAGGAAGTTACTCACTGCGAGGTGACTATTTTGGGAGATGCTGGCCAGGTCACAGGCAGCAAAGCTTCCCAGTCAGTGTTTGAAGAGTTTCTCACCCCCACATGAAGAGAGTCCCtgatgctgctcctgcctgtcccactAATGTCACTTTAATCACCGCCCAGGCAGCCTCCCCTGCATTTCCCACCAGGTTGCTGTTTTTTCACACACACCCGAGTTCCTGCTCTACCTCTGAGCTCCACAGGAACATCTCTCTTCCCTGTCTTTGATGGTTTCACAGGCTTTAAGGGAATTTCAGGAAAAACTGAGGCACTATGGTCTCCTTGGTTTGTTCACAACCTTTTCCCTGATTTTTGGTACATCTGCACTCCTCCTCTTATGTCAGCAGCATCAAGCCAGACACCAACTCCCACACCACTTGTcctccccagggccagcacctGTTTTAAAGCCAACCTGGCAAGATTTCCCCTTCTGCACACAGTGAAATACAAAGGCTCACAAAGCCCTCACCTCCAAGGTCACTGAAAGCATGAAGTGCAAGTCTGGCACCATTTTAAGCCCTTAATTactttcttccctctcccccagcctgtCACAGCTCTGACCTCCTCTTCCCAATGCTGTTATCACCTAGGTTCTTTCAAATGGCAATAAAGCCAAGAGCAGGATGCCAGCAGGAATCACAGCTTCGGTTCTGACCTCTTGTGCAAActaaggtgtccctgcccttccctggagcagcaaggaggaagaagctgagCTGCCTGACAGCTGCAGAAGTGCAGGAATTGTTACCCACGATCACGTAGGTAATGCAGCACTGTGAAGATTGCAGTCTCACACCCTTCTCCAGAGCAATAAACTCACTCTCCTCCTCCACAGGGGACATCATAAGGAGCTCTCAAGCACAAGGGCAATTTGTTCCCACAAGTTTTACAGAGAGCTCAACCCACTGCAAAAAGGTTGGCATTTCTGCCCCTCGGTTCATGGTGCCCAATTTCACCACATAAAGCATCAGGAAATACCCAGCATTAGAATTAACCACAGGAATTCTATTTTTGAACTAAACAAATGAGGTATTTTTCAGCAAGAGAGTTCCCCAGTCAACCCAAGGGGTACAGGGAAATCTTGCTGGTGGTGCTATTTACTTTCCTGTCATAATCTGCaacactgaaaagaaaggaCTTTCCATGTAACAGgtaacacagagcagcaccaacCAAGACTGCCTGAAGGAACAGCATCAGACCACAGCATTCCAGAATTCTGGAAGGTGATCTTAAGAGCTCAGTATGTCTCAGTGCTTTCAAAGCAGCAAACCCTTCTCTAGCCACTGGGAAGTGAAAGTTTGTCTTGCAGCAAAACAGTGAGGAAGCCCCTGCCTGGCCTTTGGTGAAGCTGGGCCTGCTTGGAGTGAGGGGTGTCCAGATGACCCCCAGATGTTCCTCTCAGCATAAATGATTCTACAATTCATTATCTGCTTCTGCACAAGACCAGACTGGGATCCATTTCAGCACAAACACCCAGTACAAAGGGCTATGGGGAATTCCATCCACCAGCAAGCACTTTGTGGCTAAAGGAACTCTGCTATGGAGCTGCTCCATcaagctcagcccagcccctggcattACACACCACCTCCCTTTGCTGATCTGATTTAAGTCTAAGTTTCCTTGGCACCCCTGAGGAAAAACAACAAGAGGTTtaaggagaaaagcagcaagaattCAGGAAGTGAatcaaagaaaagggaaatatgAATACAGAAGGGAAGTTAATTTGCACCTAGTTGCACCAGCATTCATCCAGAGTACATTAACCTATCCTGTAGGTaaagtggaaaacaaaacagacttCTTGTTGCACTGAGAAGGCCCTGCTGTCCTCACCAGCCATTCTGCCACTTGAGCTGCCAGTGAACCTTCCTGAACAGGTCCCTTATCCTCATCCTCTTCCAAAAGGTGGGATGATGGAGCTTtgctggagagctctgtggAGCCTACTCCTGGCTTACCATACCAGACCCCTCTCTGTGCCACTTCCCTAATGCTGGGAGAGACTTGACACCAAAGGTACAGTTCTTAagactctgaaaaaaatcaggcagCCAGCAAAAATAGGAAGGACAAACCCAAAATATCAGCTTTAACTCTTCCCTCACTTTTCTAGCAACTTTATTGACTGATGAAACTTTTATAGAGCTGCAAGCCACCTAGAAATCTCCCCCTAAAGATGCACATATTGCTGTAAAAGTTGTAATTACTAAGGAGCAGGATTTAGATCAGCTTCTCATGGAGACAATCTCTTGGTATGACAATCCACAAAGTTATCATACAGGTCAGGAATCCATTTCTGCCAACTCTGTCCCAGAGTCCTGGTGCAAGTCTCCAGCCAGGTCTTCCAGGCCCATCCAGGACAGCAATTTTAATGATCCCAACCTAGAATTGCTTAGAATAGGAGGCACAGGAatgaagagaaacacagaaaccaCAAACAGATCCAAGATTACACGTGCACTACTCCTCTTCCTGGATGGGGATatgctttccctgctccagggaaagtGTACTCACCTGTCTGATTGACATGGTGCAGAGAATGTAGAGGAAGATGAAGGAGCAGTCAGTGTAATCCTCACCCAGGAGGTTCCGGTGGGAGAGACCTTGGATGTAGGAGAGGGGGATAAATGGAAGCTTTGCCACCACTCGACCATCAAATCTGGAAAAGAGAGCACTGGATCACCACTGGAGACAGCAGAAGAGGATATGGAAAGAACAAGTGAGCATCTTCAACAGGCCACCAGAGCAGGTAAGGCAACATGGAAAGCTAAAAggccttctccagctcctctccacaCACTACACCAAGGAGGATAAAGACATCTCTCTCTCCAAGCCCTCCACAGGGTAGGATTCCCTCAGGAACAATTTTACCATAATCTAAGTGTTTCCTGGTGATTTAAGTGATCAACTGGACAAGCTGCTGCTTCATGAAATCTTGgtgttttgcagttttctggTGCACTTTATTTCCAAGTCAGATTTAGCAGATCACTTCCCAGAACACAGTCAGCACTTCAATAAAAGATGAATGACTGTCACCCTGCTGTACTGCAGTTACTGCAACAAGACAGACCCTTTGCTTCaagcaaaacagcattttttaaacCAGAGCATAAATCAAAGAcactttttccttccctggagcagctgtgctcctcagGATGCACAGGAGAGCCATCAAGGAACACCTGATAGCCCCCAGTTTGTCTGCATTAGCTGTGGGGATGAAGGCAGTGCAGAGGCAGGATGATACCGCATATTCCCAGAGCATGTCCTGCTCCTGGAATCCCTCCAGGCCCACATTCCAGGGCATCAGGCAGAGTGTGAATTTTGGCCAGTTAGCAAAGATTTCTCCCAAGCCAGAGCAGTCAACCCAATCTTTTGATGTAGATGTGTACGATGCCTCATCAGCATGTGCATATTTGGATGTTATTTTCTCTGCATGTGCTGATTTTTGAACAGGTGTTTCTTGTTTCAAGAGATCCTAAATGAGCTTTCTTTCCTGTGGAGATGCATTCACACAGCCACGGCTCAAACACACGCCAACTTTGTTTACATCTCACAGGCAGTTTGGCAAAAGAGCTCAGAACGGATGTTTATCTCCCTGGAACATCCCCTAGTGGCTTAAAATTCTGCGTTATTCCTGCTGTGAGAATGACAAgtacttcagcagcagcaccctcagGTACCTGCTTTTAATTCCAGCAGGTTTTCACAGTTATTAAGAGGTACCAGAATGCACAACTCCTAGAGTAAGGCAGGGGAGTGAGATTGCATTAAAAAGTTCCTGGCAAGAGAAAATTGAGACGCACAGAAGGTAATTTCTGCCCCAGGTGAAATCCCTGGTGGCTTGGaggccactgctgctgcagatctCACTGCCAGAATGAACCTTTTAAGCCACAACAGTCCCTCAGCTGTTTGTCTCGGGCACAGCATTCTGCTCTTTGGGTTTAAACCAGCCTTGCTGACACTTCCACATCCTCCCAGCAAGGTCCAacctgctgccccagcactgctgacacTCCAGGAATGACAGGGAAACCATCCCAGTGATTTCCAGTTTGGCCAAGGGGGCACTTGGCAATGGTGAGGTGCTCAGACAGAGTAGCAGCATCTGTAAAGTACCTGTCCAAAGGGTGCTGCTTCCACacaattcctgctccttttttccCAACAGCCACAAACTCATTcaagaacaggaaaagcagcaaacgTGGCCACAGCCATTGCAGGTGTCAGCcacccttttcctccttttcctcccacaCCCACAAGTGCCTCCATGGATACTCCTGGATACTCCTGCTGCTCAAACTGCCTCTAAAGAAAGAGGCAGTTAAATAAAAGATATGCCCCAAGGCTGACATCAattctctgctcagcagcatgGTCTCTGTGGGTAAGAATCCTCAAAAGAGGAACAAGACAAGAAAACTTGGTAAAGTTTAttggtttctttattttttttaatttaatatctaTTGAAGGAGGAGCCACATAGAATTTAACCCTAAGCAACCCCTTCTTAAAGTTCTTATCCAACTTACAGTTCTGTAGTATTTGTTAGTCACAGAATACTCAGAGCAACTGCCTCTTCCCCCTCTAGGAAAGTGGGCACAGTGGGGTAAagcatttttagtttgtttttcagtctgCTTTAGGGGCAGGTGTTGGTGTTTGTACCCAAAGAGCAAGGCAAGCACTTGGAGGTCTCAAGTGCAACCCTACAAATGCCCCCTCAGACCCCCCATTGCTCATGAtgcacctccagccctgcagtgaaATGAGACATCACTGACTCAAGACTGTGcccaaattttaaaatcctccagtgctgggctgctttgctctgctcagAATGCTGAAGTCTGACTCAGCTGAATAAATAAAGGATCCACACAGTGGCACTTCTGTTATTATGTTACCCCATGTTTGCAATTGATCCACCCACAGATCTCCAGTAAAATAACAATTGACTGTATCCTGGGGACTGCCAGCACAGAAGCCAAAGGCTTTGGTGCCCAAGAATGTAAATTCCTGATTGCAGGGCAAGGATACTGCCCAGATATCAAGGAGCCTCCTACAGGTTATCCTAACAGTATTCATGTCATCTTCAGATTTAACAGCCA harbors:
- the TMCO1 gene encoding calcium load-activated calcium channel isoform X2, which codes for MSTMFADTLLIVFISVCTALLAEVEKKKETITESAGRQQKKKIERQEEKLKNNNRDLSMVRMKSMFAIGFCFTALMGMFNSIFDGRVVAKLPFIPLSYIQGLSHRNLLGEDYTDCSFIFLYILCTMSIRQNIQKMLGLAPSRAATKQAGGFLGPPPQAGKFS